Within the Salinimonas marina genome, the region ACGCGTACAAAGGCCAGTTTTGCTTTACTGCCCCGGGGCGTATAACACCATGACTGTGTTTTTTAAGGCATTACTGTATGCGAATTCAAGATCTGCCGATTGCCGAGCAGCCCCGAGAAAAGCTGTTGTGCGCTGGGCCCGAAGCCATGAACAATACCGAACTGCTCACCGTATTTTTAGGCAGTGGTTCACAAGGGTACAGCGCGGTACAGCTGGCTCGACAGTTGCTGATAAAATTTTCTACCTTTAGTCACCTTTTTACCGCCTCGGCAGAAGAATTTTGCAGTATCAATGGGGTAGGGATGGCGCGCTACCTGCAATTGCAGGCAGCCAATGAAATGGTACGGCGTATGCTTGAGGAACCATTGCAACGTCAGCATATTTTTACCGAAGTGAGCCAGGTTAGCCAGTATCTGGTAGCCACCTTCAAAGGGGTAGAACAGGAAATATTTGGTATGCTGATGCTGGATAGCCAGCATCAGCTTATTGTCTATAGGCCTATGTTTTTTGGTACAATTAACAGTGCCGCTGTGTACCCCCGGGAGCTGGTAAAGCAGGCGTTGAAGGAAAATGCGGCAGCAGTGATTCTGGTGCACAATCACCCTTCGGGGGTGCCTGAGCCCAGCCATGCCGATGTTGCTCTGACCAGGGAAGTGGTGGCCGCGATGTCGCTAATGGACATCACTGTGCTGGATCATTTTGTGGTCGGAGAAAATTTAACCGTTTCTCTGTCACAGCGGGGATTGATGTAATGTAAAAGGGCGGTTATACTGGTAAATAGTCGAATTCTGACCTGCTTTGTTATATTGCTGGGATGGATTTTTAGTAAATACGACGAAGCTTTGTTTAAAGTATGGCCAATAGTGCCCTAATGCTTTAGCATGGTGAGTTGGTGGAATTTTGAAAGGACCATTATGAAAAAGTCATTAGTTTCATTGATTGTGGGTGCTGGCTTAGCTTTTTCTGCTACAGCTCAGGACCAGTCTGGCTCAACTGAAAGTGCCAACGGTAGTGTTACCACTGGTGCCATCGCAACTGGTGTAGTTGCTGTGGGTGTATTGGGTGCTGTAATTGCGAATAACCGTGGCTCTGCTGATATCCCGGAAGATGACATTCCTGGTGGTAACGGCTGTAACGGTGATGATGAGCTTAACGCTGACGGTTTCTGTGTAGGTACAACCGACACAGTAACAGGTACTGCGACAGCTACTACTATGACCTCAGTAACATTTACTTACGCACCTGCTGCATAAGTGATTTGATACTGTAAATCAAAGCCGCCTGGTGCGGCTTTTTTTGTTTCTGCAAGACCCTTTTTAGCCACAAGACCGCCGTATTTCTTCATGAATAAATTCAGTTTTTTAAAGATAGCAGCCGGTGTTTTGCTTGCCCTGCTACTGGTAGCGTGCTCGTCTACCAACCAGGCGTATTACAATACACTCAAGCTCGCCTTAGAGGCTAACGAAGCTCAGCCTGTCACCCTTGAGCAAGTCACCCAAAGTCAGGCCGACCTGCTGCAAGTCACTATTGGCGACCGGCCCCAGGCGTTATTGGCGTTGGGGTATATCGAAAACGGCTTAAACAAATGGGTGTCCGCTGACCAGGCGATTATCAAAATCCACGATGGGGTCATTGTGGCCACCGAAGGATTTAAACAGGATTTGTTGTATACCAGCAATTTGGAAAACAATCCGCTTAGTGATACCGGCATGGTGCGGTTTTCGTGGCCACGGCAGGTGGATATTGAAACCATCGGCTATGGCCTCACCGTGAAGAGCGAGTGGCAAGCGCAGCAGCAGGAAGCGCTGACGATTCTTGGCCATACCTTTGAGACCCAGAAAATTACCGAAACCGTCAGCTTCCCTAAGACCAGTCCCTATCTGGAAACACAGACTCAGTGGCAAAATACCTACTGGTTAAATCAGGACAATGGCGAATTGCTGAAGGCTTCAGTAAAAAGCATGCCAATGGCTGAGCGTATTGAGATGGTCTATTTGAGTCGGGCGGCCCGAAGAATTGCCCCCCAGGAGTCTTCACAATGAGAGTGTTAATCTCGGTAATGCTGGCGCTGGTGGCAACCTTCAGTGTGGCAGAGGTCAGTATAAAGCTTAATAATCAGCAATACCGGTTTCAACAACCGGTACGTTTGTCGCAGGTGTTGTCGATAGTGGCTGATAACCAGAACTGGTATTGGCCGGCGAGCGGATTTTTTCGGTTAGATGAAAGTGTAGAGCCGCAACGGGCCGAAGTCCTTAATCTAATCGACCAGCTGGTGATGGAGCTGGAACCCAGCGATGAGCGCGCCATAGGGTTACAGGCCCTGCGTCAGCAGATAGAAAGCTGGAAGCTCGCTAAGCGTATCCAACGGCCGGTGAACTACGATCTGGCGCGGGTGAATATGGCGCAGAATCCAAAGCTGTTGGACGGCAAATATTTAATCACCCTCAGCCCGCGACCCGACATGGTGTATCTGAGCGGGCTGGTGAAAACCCCCGGCCCTTATCAGCACTTATCCGGCGCGAATGTGCATCAGTATATTCACAATATAACCTTGCGGGCCGATGCGGAACCCGACTTTGTGTATGTTATTACCCCCGCTGGCGAAGTTCAGAAAGTCGAAACCGCCTACTGGAACCGTGAATATGTTCAGCTTATGCCTAAAAGTCAGCTGTATGTACCCATTTTTTCTTATCTTCTTACCCCTTCGCTGTCTGAGCTGAATCAGAAAGTGGCGGAGCTGGCTGTACATAGGGTGCTGTAATGTTTTCATGTAAACCAACCTCTCTTTCTTTATTGATCGCGAGCACCTTTGCGGCGACCGCCAGTGCTCAGCAGACCAGCGATACCTTAGCTGTAAAGCCCTCGCAAATGGTGCAGGGTGGGGCCGGGCTTATTCAGACGCCGACCTCCAGAATGCGGCCTGAGGGTGAGCTATCATTAAACTACACCGATAATGATGAGTACCGTTTCTGGACGGTAAGTATGCAGCTATTTCCGTGGATGGAAGCTACCGCCCGTTATACGGATGTGCGGACCCGTCTGTACAGTAATGTCGAAAGCTTTAGTGGCGACCAGACCCTTAAAGATAAAGGGCTGGACGTAAAGTTCAGGTTATTGGAAGAAAGCTTTTATTTACCGGAAGTGTCGGTGGGGTTCCGGGATATCGGGGGCACCGGTTTTTTTGAAAGCGAACATGTTTCTGCCAGTAAAGCCTGGGGCCCGTTTGATTTTCACCTGGGCATGGGCTGGGGATACCTGGGGACCGCTGATGACTTGACCAACCCCTTTTGTGAACTGCGTGATAGCTTTTGTACCCGGCCCGGCGGCTTTGGCGGCAACGGTGGCAAGGTGGATTATGATCAGTTCTTTAAAGGACCGGTAGCCCTGTTTGGTGGTCTGGAATACCAGACCCCGTGGGAGCCGCTGACGCTCAAGCTAGAGTATGAAGGGAACAACTATACCCAGGACCGGGCCGGACGCTTAACGCAAGACTCACGCTGGAATGCGGCGGCAGTGTATCGGTGGAATAATTTCGATTTTACGGTGAATTATCAGCGTGGCAATACCGTAGGTTTTGGTATTACCTACAATTTTAATATGAACACCTTCAGTCAGGTTAAAATTGATCAGCCGCCGCGCCCTATCGTACATTCGAAGCCGCCTGCCACAGCCGCCGACATTGACCGGGCAGCATTGTCCCGGGGGCTGCGCTCTGAAGCGGGCCTGGTGTTACATGATGTGCGTATCGAAGACGATAAAATTACCGTGTATGGCCAGCAAACCGCCTATCGCGATTTGGTGGAAGCCACCGAGCGAGCGGGCCGGGTCCTGGCTGATGAATTGCCAAACACGGTAAATGAGTACCGGGTGGTGGAAACGAACAGCGGGTTGCCGATGACCACCACCGAAATTGATGCCAGTGCCTTTAAAGCCGTTGCCCGGTATGAAGGGGTCGAAAGCAAGATAGAAGACAGCTACACCCGTCTTAGCCCCACCGCTGAAGATTTACAGCACTACGACCCTAACGGCGTGGCGGGGCTGGGGTACTCGGCTGATTTTTTCTATACCCAGAGTTTTGGCGGGCCGGAAGATTTTTATCTTTATCAGGGCGGGCTTATTTTAAGTGGCAGCTATACCCTGAATGAAAATCTGGGGCTGTTTGGCTCAGTGCGCACCACCTTGTTTGACAACTACGATAAGTTTAATTACACCATCGATAAAGCCGAGTCGACGCTGCCCCGTGTGCGTACCTACATTCGCGAGTATATCTCAGGGTCTGATGTGGCCCTGGATACCTTGTATACTCGCTGGATAGACAAGGTTGATGACAACTGGTATGCCCAGGCGTATGGCGGCTATTTAGAAACAATGTTTGCCGGCGTGGGCGGCGAAGCATTATACCGGCCGGTAGACAGCAACTTCGCCTTTGGGGTGGATGTAAACTATGTTCAGCAGCGCTCGTTTGAAAATGATTGGGATCTGTTCGACTACAAAGCCTTTACCGGTTTTGCCACCGCGTACTGGCGGCCCGACTTTTTGCCCGATACCCGGCTATCGGTCAGCGCCGGACAGTTTCTGGCAAAAGATAAAGGGGTGAACATTGATTTTGCCAAGCGCTTTGATAGCGGCATTGTGGTAGGGGCCTACGCCGCCTTTACCGATGCGTCGGCCGAAGATTATGGTGAAGGCAGCTTTACCAAAGGCTTTTATATTTCGGTGCCGCTGGATCTGTTTATATTGCAACCGGCCAAAGGCAGCGGTCGCTTCCCGTGGGTGCCTATTTCCCGCGATGGCGGTCAAATGCTGAACCGGCCGTCGCAGCTGATTAATATTACCGCGCCACGCTCGCCGTTTATGGAGTAGATCTGGGTGGCCATGCCGGTGCGGATAAGCGTTACCGGTATAAGTTAATCGTTACCATAGAAATTGTTGATGTGCCGGTGGGCTGATATCCCCCGTGCGCATTGAGGATAGACCATGAAAATTCTGCATGTACTGATTTCCAGGGTTTCTCTGCCCCCGGTTAAATACGGAGGTACTCAGCGTGTTATCTGGGCGCTGGCCCAGGCACAACAGGACCAGGGCCATGAGGTTCGGTTCTTGTGGGGAGATGCCCCCAGCGTCCCGCCGGGGACCACCATCGCCAAAAAAGGACAGGCACTGGATCCATTAATCGGAGACTGGCCGGATATTGTGCATTTTCATCGCGCGCCCGATGAAGCCATTAGTAAGCCCTTTGTGGTCACTGAGCACTTTAATGCCGGGGGCCCGCAAACCTATCATCAAAATACCATTTTTCTATCGCGACAGCATGCCAGCATCCATAATGCTCAGCGCTATGTTTACAACGGGCTGAACTGGGCGGATTATGGCAAGCCGGAATACTCACCGACCGGTAAGTATCTGCACTTTCTGGGTAAAGCCCGGGTGGCCACAAAAAACCTGTCCGGGGCCATAGACGTGGCTCGGCAGGCGGGCCAGAAGCTGGCGGTACTGGGTGGGCCGCGGATAAAGCTGGGTCGCGGTGGTTACATTCATTTCGCGCGCAATGTGTCTTTTAAGGGCATGGTGGGCGGTGAAACCAAAAACAATCTGATTCGTCAGTCCCAGGGGTTACTGTTGCCAGTTCGCTGGCACGAGCCCTTCGGGCTGGCCTATACCGAAAGTTTGTATCTGGGGTGTCCGGTGTTTGCCACACCCTATGGCGCGATCCCGGAAATTGTCAGCGAACCCGAAGCCGGTTTTTTATCAGCATCAGGCGCTGAGCTGGCCGAGGCTATCACCAATCTGTCGGGTTACAACCGGCGTCTGTGCCATGAACTAGCGGTGGAGCGATTTGGGCATCAGCAGATGGCGAAAGGGTATGAGGCATGCTACCAGCAGGTGTTGGATGGCCAGCCGTTGCATCAAAATGCCCCGTATGCCACTGAAGATCTTACCGCGTTGCTACCCTTTACCGCACAGTGAGGGATGATCAAAACCCAGCGTTTCGCGATCATGGATAAAAAAGCCGCAGAGATCTTTTACTGTGGGCGCTGGATAGGGTAGAATCCGGCGCCGGGATCTGAAACAGATCCACACATTTTAGGGTCATTTGCCAGGTTTTTTTTCTGGTTGCCTTGTATTTGGAACAGCTTTGCTGTATAAAATGCGCCCTCTTATTTATAGTATTAACGTCATTTGACCCAGTGACTAATGAGTGGTGGGATCGATTGGCGCGACAGTTATCGTTGTTCTGGAGACAAATACATGTCAAAAGTATGTCAAGTTACAGGTAAGCGTCCTACGGTTGGAAATAACCGTTCGCACGCAAGAAACGCGACCCGTCGTCGCTTCTTACCAAATCTTCACTCTCACCGTTTCTGGGTTGAGAGCGAAAATCGTTTCGTTAAATTGCGTCTGTCTGCAAAAGCCATGCGTATTATCGACAAGCGCGGCATTGATGCAGTATTGACTGACATCCGTGCTCGCGGTGAAAAGATCTAAGGAAGCCTGAAAATGCGTGATAAAATCAAACTAGTTTCATCAGCAGGTACTGGATTTTTCTACACCACTGATAAGAACAAACGTAATATGCCTGGCAAAATGGAGATCAAAAAGTTTGATCCCGTAGTGCGTAAGCACGTTATGTTCAAAGAGGCCAAAATCAAGTAATAAAACTTGCTTTTGTCTCCACGAAAACCCGGCTTTTGCCGGGTTTTTTGCGTTTAGGCTTGTGACTTTACAAACGTCGTATTCCTGATAACTTTTGATGTCATCCTCTTTTTGGCGAGACAACAATCCATGGCAAAAACCCGCTTATCCTCCAAAGCCATGAATAATGTGGTGATCTTTGCCATGCTATTCATGATTGTGTTGTTCAACTTAGAAACCTTTTTGCCGACGTCCCCAGCCCCGCAATCCCGCCCCCTGATTGCCCCAAATGCTTATTTACTGCGTATTGAGCAGGACAATTTTAAACTGGAGCGAGCCGGTCAGAGCTGGCGTCAGAGCCAGTTAACCCAGGCTACGTCAGTGAGCCCCTCGCAACAGGTACAAGCCTGGAAGCAAGGGTTTCTGGTGCCTGTGTCGCCGGCGCCCACCGGCCTGAGTAGCGATTCGGCCTATATTGTGGTGGTATGGCT harbors:
- a CDS encoding capsule biosynthesis GfcC family protein; the protein is MRVLISVMLALVATFSVAEVSIKLNNQQYRFQQPVRLSQVLSIVADNQNWYWPASGFFRLDESVEPQRAEVLNLIDQLVMELEPSDERAIGLQALRQQIESWKLAKRIQRPVNYDLARVNMAQNPKLLDGKYLITLSPRPDMVYLSGLVKTPGPYQHLSGANVHQYIHNITLRADAEPDFVYVITPAGEVQKVETAYWNREYVQLMPKSQLYVPIFSYLLTPSLSELNQKVAELAVHRVL
- a CDS encoding glycosyltransferase, yielding MKILHVLISRVSLPPVKYGGTQRVIWALAQAQQDQGHEVRFLWGDAPSVPPGTTIAKKGQALDPLIGDWPDIVHFHRAPDEAISKPFVVTEHFNAGGPQTYHQNTIFLSRQHASIHNAQRYVYNGLNWADYGKPEYSPTGKYLHFLGKARVATKNLSGAIDVARQAGQKLAVLGGPRIKLGRGGYIHFARNVSFKGMVGGETKNNLIRQSQGLLLPVRWHEPFGLAYTESLYLGCPVFATPYGAIPEIVSEPEAGFLSASGAELAEAITNLSGYNRRLCHELAVERFGHQQMAKGYEACYQQVLDGQPLHQNAPYATEDLTALLPFTAQ
- the rpmB gene encoding 50S ribosomal protein L28; the protein is MSKVCQVTGKRPTVGNNRSHARNATRRRFLPNLHSHRFWVESENRFVKLRLSAKAMRIIDKRGIDAVLTDIRARGEKI
- the radC gene encoding RadC family protein, whose amino-acid sequence is MRIQDLPIAEQPREKLLCAGPEAMNNTELLTVFLGSGSQGYSAVQLARQLLIKFSTFSHLFTASAEEFCSINGVGMARYLQLQAANEMVRRMLEEPLQRQHIFTEVSQVSQYLVATFKGVEQEIFGMLMLDSQHQLIVYRPMFFGTINSAAVYPRELVKQALKENAAAVILVHNHPSGVPEPSHADVALTREVVAAMSLMDITVLDHFVVGENLTVSLSQRGLM
- a CDS encoding YjbH domain-containing protein, with amino-acid sequence MFSCKPTSLSLLIASTFAATASAQQTSDTLAVKPSQMVQGGAGLIQTPTSRMRPEGELSLNYTDNDEYRFWTVSMQLFPWMEATARYTDVRTRLYSNVESFSGDQTLKDKGLDVKFRLLEESFYLPEVSVGFRDIGGTGFFESEHVSASKAWGPFDFHLGMGWGYLGTADDLTNPFCELRDSFCTRPGGFGGNGGKVDYDQFFKGPVALFGGLEYQTPWEPLTLKLEYEGNNYTQDRAGRLTQDSRWNAAAVYRWNNFDFTVNYQRGNTVGFGITYNFNMNTFSQVKIDQPPRPIVHSKPPATAADIDRAALSRGLRSEAGLVLHDVRIEDDKITVYGQQTAYRDLVEATERAGRVLADELPNTVNEYRVVETNSGLPMTTTEIDASAFKAVARYEGVESKIEDSYTRLSPTAEDLQHYDPNGVAGLGYSADFFYTQSFGGPEDFYLYQGGLILSGSYTLNENLGLFGSVRTTLFDNYDKFNYTIDKAESTLPRVRTYIREYISGSDVALDTLYTRWIDKVDDNWYAQAYGGYLETMFAGVGGEALYRPVDSNFAFGVDVNYVQQRSFENDWDLFDYKAFTGFATAYWRPDFLPDTRLSVSAGQFLAKDKGVNIDFAKRFDSGIVVGAYAAFTDASAEDYGEGSFTKGFYISVPLDLFILQPAKGSGRFPWVPISRDGGQMLNRPSQLINITAPRSPFME
- a CDS encoding YjbF family lipoprotein: MNKFSFLKIAAGVLLALLLVACSSTNQAYYNTLKLALEANEAQPVTLEQVTQSQADLLQVTIGDRPQALLALGYIENGLNKWVSADQAIIKIHDGVIVATEGFKQDLLYTSNLENNPLSDTGMVRFSWPRQVDIETIGYGLTVKSEWQAQQQEALTILGHTFETQKITETVSFPKTSPYLETQTQWQNTYWLNQDNGELLKASVKSMPMAERIEMVYLSRAARRIAPQESSQ
- the rpmG gene encoding 50S ribosomal protein L33 → MRDKIKLVSSAGTGFFYTTDKNKRNMPGKMEIKKFDPVVRKHVMFKEAKIK